The proteins below come from a single Triticum aestivum cultivar Chinese Spring chromosome 5D, IWGSC CS RefSeq v2.1, whole genome shotgun sequence genomic window:
- the LOC123122773 gene encoding disease resistance protein RGA5, which translates to MDGGGGIMASAATGAMSSLLAKLAELLGEDCYQNQMQRGTRREVAFLRDELSSMNALLERLADAGAAAPLDPQTREWRDQVREMSYDVEDCVDEYMGQLRRRSGGGGGGVVGLVLGYVGRVREMVSRRGIAEQIQELRARVVEAGHRRKRYKIDAAASPSGAGVVPVDRRLPALYAELGGLVGVHGPRDELVRLLDDGEERIKVVSVVGAGGLGKTTLANQVYRNIGDRFDCKSFVSLSQNPDIGMIFRTMLSQVKKDEPELTGSGDMEQLINELRDFLQDKRYLIVIDDVWSTQAWKIIKCAFGENTCGSRIIVTTRIGTVAKSCSSPDSDLVYELKALSEDYSKMLFFRRIFGSEDKCPHQLKEVSVEIVKKCGGLPLAIITMASLLTTKSDTREEWMKVCGSIGFGLEKNSDVEEMNMILSLSYNDLPHHLRTCLLYMSMFPEDYVIKRDYLVRRWIAEGFIKVFGGRTLEEEGECYFNELINRSLIQAVDFQYDGRVYACRVHDLVLDLIVSKAVEDNFVTIVTDKRQVLRPQGKVHRLSSDCTNAENMLTCSKAVAHVRSLNMFRYSERMPPLLNFRSLRVLDLDGNEDLESCYLKDIGKLFQLRYLRIRASNNITLPEQIGELQLLVILDLLNCYDISELPSSIAKLRNLKWLLAHRVKLPNGVCNMQALESVSLVVVDYTTPVTALQELGSLTKLRSLGLDWRISDAHKDKMTYADNLVSSLGKLGTSNLRSLTLISPWSLDFLLDSWCPPPHHLQELTIKGWCLRKIPVWMASLANLTYLDIEVEVAQETVQVLADFPVLQFLKSYSNAAGPQERCLIVDNNGFPCLKKLNFVHWTNLMFLEGAMPMLEALEFQIIVHEVKTACGFGSPPDLGIRHLSALRNLAVNIYCECARVEEVEALEAAIQVAVSMLPNSPTPTLHRFREPEMLADDAEQ; encoded by the exons ATGGACGGGGGTGGCGGGATCATGGCGAGCGCCGCGACGGGGGCCATGAGCTCCCTGCTCGCCAAGCTGGCCGAGCTGCTGGGGGAGGACTGCTACCAGAACCAGATGCAGCGCGGCACGCGGCGGGAGGTGGCCTTCCTGCGGGACGAGCTGAGCAGCATGAACGCGCTCCTCGAGCGGCTGGCCGACGCCGGCGCCGCGGCGCCGCTCGACCCGCAGACCAGGGAGTGGAGGGACCAGGTGCGGGAGATGAGCTACGACGTCGAGGACTGCGTCGACGAGTACATGGGCCAgctccgccgccgctccggcggcggcggcggcggcgtggtggggCTCGTCCTCGGCTACGTGGGCAGGGTGAGGGAGATGGTGTCGCGCCGCGGGATCGCGGAGCAGATCCAGGAGCTCAGGGCCCGCGTCGTCGAGGCTGGCCACCGCCGGAAGAGGTACAAGATCGATGCGGCGGCTAGCCCTAGTGGCGCCGGCGTGGTGCCGGTCGACCGCCGGCTGCCGGCGCTCTACGCGGAGTTGGGGGGCCTTGTTGGCGTCCACGGTCCGAGGGACGAGCTCGTCAGGCTGCTGGACGATGGAGAAGAGAGGATCAAGGTGGTGTCAGTTGTGGGGGCTGGAGGATTGGGCAAGACCACTCTTGCTAATCAGGTGTACCGAAACATCGGAGATCGATTCGATTGCAAATCCTTTGTTTCCTTGTCACAAAATCCTGACATTGGGATGATCTTCCGAACAATGCTCTCTCAAGTCAAAAAGGATGAACCTGAACTCACTGGATCAGGTGACATGGAGCAGCTCATCAATGAATTGAGGGATTTCCTACAGGATAAGAG ATATTTGATCGTAATTGACGACGTATGGAGCACCCAAGCCTGGAAGATTATCAAATGTGCTTTCGGTGAGAACACTTGTGGCAGTAGAATAATCGTGACAACCAGAATTGGCACCGTCGCGAAATCATGCTCCTCCCCTGATTCTGATCTTGTATATGAACTGAAGGCACTGAGTGAGGATTACTCCAAGATGTTATTCTTCAGAAGGATTTTCGGCTCTGAAGATAAATGCCCACACCAACTCAAGGAAGTCTCAGTTGAAATTGTAAAGAAATGTGGTGGTTTACCTTTGGCAATCATCACCATGGCTAGTCTGTTAACCACCAAGTCAGATACAAGAGAAGAGTGGATGAAGGTTTGTGGTTCGATTGGTTTTGGACTCGAGAAAAACTCTGATGTGGAGGAAATGAACATGATACTGTCTTTGAGTTATAATGACCTTCCTCATCATTTAAGGACCTGCTTATTGTATATGAGTATGTTTCCtgaagattatgtgatcaagagGGATTATTTGGTAAGAAGGTGGATAGCAGAAGGGTTCATCAAGGTTTTTGGAGGCAGGACtctagaggaggagggggaatgctATTTTAATGAACTCATAAACAGAAGCCTGATCCAAGCGGTGGATTTTCAATACGATGGCAGAGTATATGCATGCCGGGTGCATGATTTGGTTCTTGATCTAATTGTATCCAAGGCGGTCGAAGATAATTTTGTTACTATAGTTACTGATAAAAGACAAGTACTGCGCCCGCAAGGCAAAGTTCACCGACTCTCATCTGACTGCACCAATGCAGAAAATATGTTAACATGTTCCAAGGCTGTTGCTCATGTTCGATCCCTCAACATGTTCAGGTACTCTGAACGAATGCCTCCTCTTTTGAATTTCCGGTCTCTAAGAGTGCTAGATCTAGATGGCAATGAGGATTTGGAAAGCTGCTATCTTAAAGATATAGGGAAATTATTTCAGTTGAGATACCTAAGGATTCGAGCAAGTAACAACATTACACTTCCGGAACAAATAGGAGAGCTGCAGTTATTGGTGATATTGGATCTTCTCAACTGCTATGATATAAGCGAACTGCCTTCAAGTATTGCTAAACTTCGGAATTTGAAATGGTTACTTGCTCATCGCGTCAAATTGCCGAATGGAGTCTGCAACATGCAAGCTCTAGAGTCCGTGTCACTGGTAGTTGTGGACTACACTACCCCAGTAACCGCGCTACAAGAGCTGGGCAGCTTGACCAAACTGAGAAGCCTTGGATTGGATTGGCGCATCAGTGATGCACACAAGGATAAAATGACATACGCAGATAATCTTGTTTCATCGCTCGGCAAACTAGGCACCTCTAACCTTCGATCTTTAACGCTCATCAGCCCATGGTCACTGGACTTCTTGCTGGATTCCTGGTGCCCTCCTCCTCACCACCTTCAGGAACTAACAATCAAAGGTTGGTGTCTCAGGAAGATCCCAGTGTGGATGGCCTCACTGGCCAACCTCACCTACCTAGACATCGAGGTTGAAGTTGCGCAGGAAACCGTCCAGGTGCTTGCGGACTTCCCTGTCTTGCAGTTTCTCAAGTCATACTCAAATGCAGCAGGCCCCCAAGAAAGATGTCTCATTGTCGACAACAATGGGTTCCCATGTCTGAAGAAGCTCAACTTTGTCCACTGGACGAACCTGATGTTCTTGGAAGGAGCGATGCCGATGCTCGAAGCGCTTGAGTTTCAGATCATTGTGCATGAAGTGAAGACTGCATGTGGATTTGGTTCTCCTCCTGATCTTGGCATCCGCCACCTCTCTGCCCTCAGGAACCTTGCTGTCAACATCTACTGTGAGTGTGCGAGAGTGGAGGAGGTCGAGGCATTGGAGGCTGCTATTCAGGTTGCTGTCAGTATGCTTCCCAACAGTCCAACACCTACATTGCATAGGTTCCGTGAACCGGAGATGCTAGCAGATGATGCAGAACAATAA
- the LOC123122774 gene encoding DNA repair protein XRCC4 encodes MATAAAAAPRHSCAKLSVAVEDPKAPGGGVFVKATWLPTRFSLAVTDGAGAWVADASDAEVRLRAEQWDQPVSEYLALAERYLAFHQPSSTYSFHEAGAGRRLSWTFEKQGTKLEWRWKLQPAPHPQQTIAEVLDFLMDANIRLSEEVVRKTQSFEKLKQEAENCLQQSERFNTEKAEFEQASFTKFVAVLNSKKSKLRQLKDRIAALESADKAPKEEEEEGHSTDRTEPIEEGSDKDHCVNDEPSETGGGGDPHSSPEKSAAAAATSRGRRGRKRTRK; translated from the exons ATGgcaaccgcggcggcggcggcgccgaggcACAGCTGCGCGAAGCTCTCGGTGGCGGTCGAGGACCCCAAGGCGCCGGGCGGCGGCGTATTCGTGAAGGCCACGTGGCTCCCCACCCGCTTCTCCCTCGCCGTCACCGACGGCGCCGGCGCCTGGGTCGCCGACGCCTCCGACGCCGAGGTGCGCCTCCGGGCCGAGCAGTGGGACCAGCCCGTCTCCGAGTACCTCGCGCTCGCCGAGCGCTACCTCGCCTTCCACCAGCCCTCCTCCACCTACTCCTTCCACGAGGCTGGCGCCGGCCGCAGG TTGTCATGGACATTCGAAAAACAAGGTACCAAGCTGGAATGGCGTTGGAAACTGCAGCCGGCACCACACCCACAACAGACTATAGCTGAGGTCTTGGATTTTCTTATGGATGCGAATATACGCTTGAGT GAAGAGGTTGTCAGGAAGACGCAATCATTTGAGAAGCTGAAACAAGAAGCTGAGAATTGCTTGCAACAGAGTGAAAGATTTAACACCGAGAAGGCTGAGTTTGAGCAAGCCTCCTTTACAAAG TTTGTGGCCGTTCTGAACTCGAAGAAGAGCAAGCTGAGACAGCTCAAGGACAGAATCGCGGCGCTCGAATCTGCCGACAAGGCtccaaaggaggaggaggaggagggccactCCACCGACAGAACAGAGCCTATCGAGGAAGGGAGCGACAAAGATCACTGCGTCAACGACGAGCCCTcggagacgggcggcggcggcgacccccACAGCTCCCCCGAGAagtccgccgccgcggccgccaccTCCAGGGGCCGGAGGGGGCGCAAGAGGACGAGGAAGTGA